The DNA window ACGTCCCTCAGCCGGTTCTGGTTTGTTGCGGCTCAAAGCCCAGTAGGTCTTTTCAACCTCACCGTTACGAAACATATCGTTAAGACGAGTCAGTGCTTTCGATGTCTTTGCAAAGACAACCAATCCTCCGACCGGGCGGTCAAGGCGATGAACAACGCCACAAAAAACGTTGCCGGGTTTCCCGTATTTCTCTTTAAACCAATGTTTGAGAGTCTCGACCAACGGTTCGTCACCAGTTTTGTCGCCTTGGACAATCTCTCCCGGAGATTTATTTATTATAATAAGGTGGTTATCCTCGTAGATTACTTCCATGATTTATATTAGTGTCCGATTGCATCGCAAAGTTAGCCGATTTTGGTCTAAAATGGAAATAAAAGAGTAATTTTGTAGACCGAAAGCCGTGAAACCTCACAAAAATAAAAGAATCCATCATGATTGAATATATAAAAGGTGTGGCTACTGAGCTCACGCCGACTTATGCAGTAATCGAAGCCGGACAGATTGGTTATCTGATGAATATATCTCTGCCGACATTCGAAGAAATCCAACGGACAAGCGGAGAGTTGAAAATGCTTGTCCATGAAGTCATCCGCGAGGATGCACACGTCTTATATGGCTTTGTAACTACCGAGGAACGAGATATGTTCCGACTGCTCATCGGGGTTTCAGGTGTCGGACCGGGCACCGCGATTCTCATATTGTCCTCCATACCCGTCAGAGACCTTCAGACAGTCATCTCATCAGGCGATCATTCAATGCTGAAAAACGTAAAAGGGATAGGAGTCAAAACAGCCCAGAGAATAATAGTTGACCTGAAGGATAAAATAAAACCCACAGATGGTACGTTATCATTACAGTCCGACGCATTCAATTCCTATAGCGATGTCTACGACGAAGCGCTTGCAGCGCTCACAGCTCTTGGATTTGTCCGACAGCAATCACAGAAGGTCCTTAAACGGATTTTCGATGCCGATCCTGCTATAAAAGTTGAGACAGCCATAAAGAAGGCCCTGAGCATGATGTAGGCTTCACGACCTATACGGAACTGAAAAAATGCCGAGGACAGCAGATTAACGACATCGTTTGGGAATAAATGTGTGGTTGGCATTTATTTTCAGGCATGTTTTTGAAAATAAATCTTTAACCAGCTTCTAAAAGTCCTGAAAAGACGGCGCTACATATTCATCATTTCATCATTTTTCACCGGCATTGCCACATTGACGGTGACAGGAACTTTTATTGCCTTTCCGCAAGTAATAACGCCTGTGTTCAATCCTCCCGCACCTGTCATTCCGGCCAAAGCACCTGACTCACAAACTGACTCCATCCAGATTCCGTTTCCTGTAAGCCAGCCCATACCTCAAAGCTACGAAGATCTGATGAAGCAGGAACTTGCAGCAGATCTTTCAACCCCGTCAAATATCTCGACGGTAGCCGAATATGACCCGCAGCTTGGCTGCTATGTCATACGCACACGACTTGGTGAATACGACATTACAACGCCGTTTTACCTGACACCAGAGCAATACAATAACTGGCAGACGCGCAGACAGATGCAACAATATTTCAATCTGCGCAATTCCGAAGCTCTGACAAAGCCAGACAAAGAGCCTTTCAACATTCTTGATATGAATTTCTCTCTCGGTCCACTTGAAAAGATCTTCGGACCGGGGGGCGTGCAGCTCAAGACCCAAGGATCTGTCAACATAGCAATGGGTGTCAAAACCAACAAGACTGACAACCCGGCTTTATCGCTCGACGCAAGAAGAAAGACTTATTTCGATTTCGATCAGAAAATACAGGCGACGGTAGCGGCCACAGTAGGTGACCGCATGAAGTTCAACATGACCTATAATACCGATGCGACTTTTGATTTCGACTCAAAAAACCTCAAACTTGCCTATGAAGGCAAAGAGGATGATATTGTCAAATCAATTGAAGCCGGCAATGTATCAATGACAACGGGCTCCTCGCTGATACGAGGAAGCACAGCGCTGTTCGGCATAAAAACCAAACTTCAATTCGGCAAGCTCACGGCCACCGCTCTTGTTTCTCAACAGAATTCGCAGTCGACGTCCGTAAGTTCGAAAGGCGGATCACAGACCACCGATTTTTCAATCAAGGCCGATAATTATGATGCCAACAGGCACTTTTTTCTGGGACATTATTTTCGTGACAACTACGATAATTTTGCCTCCCGTCTGCCTTTTGTCTCATCCGGAATTCAGATCACACGTATCGAGGTCTGGATCACAAACCGCAATGGCCGTTTTGACCAGAGCCGAAATTTTGTCGCCTTCATGGACCTTGGAGAAAGCGATCATCTTGCGAGCGACTACTGGCAGGGCAATCAGGCATATCTGCAACCATCGAACCTCTCCAACAATCTTCTTTCAGTAATTAAACAGGATTATCCCGGTGCACGCAACATCAATACGGTCACGCAGGCTCTCTCTCCGCTTAACGCCTATGGCATAAGCGGTGGTATAGATTATGAAAAAGTCGAATCCGCTCGTCTGCTGTCATCTTCGGAGTACACGCTAAATTCAACCCTCGGCTACATTTCGCTAAAGAGTGCCCTTGCAGCCGATGAGGTGCTTGGAGTCGCATACGAATATACCTATAACGGCAAAGTGTACCAAGTCGGCGAATTCTCGGCCGACATAACATCGACCGACCAGTCGCTCTATCTGAAAATGCTCAAGTCGACAACCGTCGCGCCCAAACTGCCGATGTGGGACCTCATGATGAAAAATGTCTATTCGCTTGGCACTACGATGGTCCAGAAGCAGAACTTCAGGCTCAATATAAAGTATCTGAGCGACACGACAGGGACAGAGATAAACTATCTGCCTGTACCGTCGATTTCAAACGTTCCGCTGCTTCAGGTCATGAATCTTGACCGTATAGACTCCAACGAGGCCTCGAACCCCGACGGTTTCTTCGACTACATTGAAGGTTATACCGTTCTCTCCAATCAAGGAAAAATCATATTCCCGGTTGTTGAGCCGTTCGGTACTAACCTTGAAAAGAAAATCGGGAATCCTGCACTCGCCGAACCATATCTCTATCAGCAACTCTATGATTCGACTCAAGTAGTGGCCCGACAGTTTGCGGACAGAAATAAATTCATCATTTCAGGTCGCTACCAGTCATCGGGGGGAGGTTCTCAGATCCGTCTTAACGCATTCAATGTTCCCCGAGGATCTGTGGTCGTGACTGCCGGTGGCGTCGTGCTTATTGAAAACAGCGATTATACGGTCGATTATGCAATGGGTGTCGTGACTATTACCAATCAGAGCATAATCGATTCCGGCCAGAATATCAGCGTATCGCTCGAAGACCAGTCTCAATTCTCAATGCAGCGCAAAACGCTCCTCGGTCTTGACCTCAACTATCAGTTCAACAAGGACTTCAATGTAGGCGCAACGCTCATGCACTTTTCTGAGAAGGCTCTGACCGAGAAGGTAAACATAGGCGATGAAATTGTCAACAACACCATATGGGGGCTTAACATGCAATACAACACCCGTTTCATGTGGCTGACAAATCTGCTTAACAAAATTCCGACTGTAAACGCCGTGCAGCCTTCGACTTTGAGTGTTCAGGCAGAATTCGCCAACCTTATCCCACATAAACAGAAAAGCGGCAGCAATAAGGGTTCGTCATACATTGACGATTTTGAATCCGCCCAATATGGCATAGACCTGCGCTCGCCCTATTCATGGTTCCTTGCATCAACTCCCTATGACCCCTCAGGAGATGCTTTATTCCCGGAAGCCGCGCTTTCAAACGACGTAACTTACGGCAAAAACCGCGCTTTGATCAACTGGTATTTCATCGACCGGATGTTTACCGCACGAAACTCCTCATTATGTCCGGGTTATATAAAGAGCGATACGAAGCAGCTCAACAATCCATACGTCCGTGAAATAAAAGTAACTGAAGTTTTTCCGGGTCGCGAACAGACGTATGGAGAAGCAAATACCATCCAGACGCTCAACCTTTCATTCTATCCGTCAGAACGAGGCCCTTACAATCTGGACGCGACTGACATCGACGATGAAGGCAACCTTCTGTTCCCTGAACGCAGGTGGGGCGGTATCATGCGCAAAATGGACAATACCAACTTCGAATCGTCAAACATCGAATATGTCCAGTTCTGGATGCTCTCGCCATTTCTTGATCCTGACAACGACAACCTGTCAGGCGGTGATTTATATCTGAATTTTGGTGAAATTTCAGAAGACATACTCAAAGACGGACTAAAAAGTTACGAAAACGGAATTCCTGTCGATGGCAACGACCAGTTCCTGCAAACAACAGCGTGGGGACGCGTATCATCACAGAATTCCCTGACATACGCGTTTGACAACAACACCAATTCGCGACTTCCTCAGGATGTCGGTCTTGACGGTCTCATCAACGATGATGAATTCGGATTTTCATCATATTCAAATTATCTCGACCAGCTACGCACGAAGCTTCCCGCATCGACTATCGAACGCATGCAGGCCGACGCATCTTCGCCATTCAATGATCCGGCCGGTGACAACTATCACTTCTTCCGCGGATTTGACTATGACGAACAGCGTCTCGGAGTGCTTGAACGCTATAAACGCTACAACGGAGTAGAAGGCAACTCTCTCTCTCCACAGGATGCGCCTGATCCTCTCTATCAGTCATCGCGTGCGCTTCCCGATGTCGAAGACATCAATCAGGACAATACACTCAATGAATATGAACGCTATTTCCAATATAAAATCTCTATCCGCCCGGAAGATCTGGTCGTAGGCAAGAACTATATCACTGACAAACGTACCGCGATAGTTACAAACACCGACGGCACAACACAGGAAATGGTATGGTATCAGTTTAAAGTGCCCTTGAGCGATTATCAGAAAGTGGTCGGCAATATTTCGGATTTTTCAACCATCCGTTTTGCACGAATGTTCATGACAGGCTTCAAGGCCGTCACCCATCTTCGATTTGCCACGCTTGAACTTGTCCGTGGCGAATGGCGTCCGTATCTGTTCAACCTCAACACACGCGGTGACGCTCCGGCCGAAGGAGAGCTTGATGTCTCAGTGGTGAACATTGAGGAAAACATGCAGCGCGAGCCTGTGAACTATGTTCTTCCTCCGGGTGTGACTCGAATTTCCGATCCGGGCCAGCAGCAGATAGTGCAGCTCAACGAACAATCAATGTCTCTGAAAGTCATCGGTCTCCAGCCCGGTGATGCACGCGGCGTATACCGTAACACTCAGCATGACCTGCGCAACTACAAGCACATGCAAATGTGGATTCATGCTGAAAAACTGCTTGATGACCATACGAATCTCCGTTCGGGAGAGATTTCAGTATTTGTGCGTCTCGGCTCTGATGTCAAGAACAATTTCTATGAGTATGAAGTTCCTCTTGAACTTACTCCGTTCGGCAAATATGCTCAAGACGGAGCTGACCGCTATATCGTCTGGCCACGGAGCAACTACATGGATTTCGAGCTACAGAGTCTCGTCGACTTGAAAAAGGCTCGTAACCGCGCTAAAAACGAGCAGCAGCCCGGAGTTGGTTTCGGAACGCTTTTTACAGGACGAGACCCATCCAATGAACGTAACCGCATGGCTGTGATGGGAAATCCGTCACTCAGTGACATCCGCGTGATGATGGTCGGCGTACGCAACAATGCCTCATCGACAAAAGATGCAATCGTATGGCTCAACGAACTAAAAGTGACTGATTTCGAGAATTCCGGAGGATGGGCGGCCAAAGGTAATGTTAATCTTGGAGTCTCGGACATAGCCACACTCAATCTTGGCGCTCACATGGAAACGGCCGGATTTGGTTCGGTCGACCAGTCGCTTAATGCCCGCCGCATAGA is part of the Duncaniella dubosii genome and encodes:
- the ruvA gene encoding Holliday junction branch migration protein RuvA, yielding MIEYIKGVATELTPTYAVIEAGQIGYLMNISLPTFEEIQRTSGELKMLVHEVIREDAHVLYGFVTTEERDMFRLLIGVSGVGPGTAILILSSIPVRDLQTVISSGDHSMLKNVKGIGVKTAQRIIVDLKDKIKPTDGTLSLQSDAFNSYSDVYDEALAALTALGFVRQQSQKVLKRIFDADPAIKVETAIKKALSMM
- the sov gene encoding T9SS outer membrane translocon Sov/SprA; this translates as MTGTFIAFPQVITPVFNPPAPVIPAKAPDSQTDSIQIPFPVSQPIPQSYEDLMKQELAADLSTPSNISTVAEYDPQLGCYVIRTRLGEYDITTPFYLTPEQYNNWQTRRQMQQYFNLRNSEALTKPDKEPFNILDMNFSLGPLEKIFGPGGVQLKTQGSVNIAMGVKTNKTDNPALSLDARRKTYFDFDQKIQATVAATVGDRMKFNMTYNTDATFDFDSKNLKLAYEGKEDDIVKSIEAGNVSMTTGSSLIRGSTALFGIKTKLQFGKLTATALVSQQNSQSTSVSSKGGSQTTDFSIKADNYDANRHFFLGHYFRDNYDNFASRLPFVSSGIQITRIEVWITNRNGRFDQSRNFVAFMDLGESDHLASDYWQGNQAYLQPSNLSNNLLSVIKQDYPGARNINTVTQALSPLNAYGISGGIDYEKVESARLLSSSEYTLNSTLGYISLKSALAADEVLGVAYEYTYNGKVYQVGEFSADITSTDQSLYLKMLKSTTVAPKLPMWDLMMKNVYSLGTTMVQKQNFRLNIKYLSDTTGTEINYLPVPSISNVPLLQVMNLDRIDSNEASNPDGFFDYIEGYTVLSNQGKIIFPVVEPFGTNLEKKIGNPALAEPYLYQQLYDSTQVVARQFADRNKFIISGRYQSSGGGSQIRLNAFNVPRGSVVVTAGGVVLIENSDYTVDYAMGVVTITNQSIIDSGQNISVSLEDQSQFSMQRKTLLGLDLNYQFNKDFNVGATLMHFSEKALTEKVNIGDEIVNNTIWGLNMQYNTRFMWLTNLLNKIPTVNAVQPSTLSVQAEFANLIPHKQKSGSNKGSSYIDDFESAQYGIDLRSPYSWFLASTPYDPSGDALFPEAALSNDVTYGKNRALINWYFIDRMFTARNSSLCPGYIKSDTKQLNNPYVREIKVTEVFPGREQTYGEANTIQTLNLSFYPSERGPYNLDATDIDDEGNLLFPERRWGGIMRKMDNTNFESSNIEYVQFWMLSPFLDPDNDNLSGGDLYLNFGEISEDILKDGLKSYENGIPVDGNDQFLQTTAWGRVSSQNSLTYAFDNNTNSRLPQDVGLDGLINDDEFGFSSYSNYLDQLRTKLPASTIERMQADASSPFNDPAGDNYHFFRGFDYDEQRLGVLERYKRYNGVEGNSLSPQDAPDPLYQSSRALPDVEDINQDNTLNEYERYFQYKISIRPEDLVVGKNYITDKRTAIVTNTDGTTQEMVWYQFKVPLSDYQKVVGNISDFSTIRFARMFMTGFKAVTHLRFATLELVRGEWRPYLFNLNTRGDAPAEGELDVSVVNIEENMQREPVNYVLPPGVTRISDPGQQQIVQLNEQSMSLKVIGLQPGDARGVYRNTQHDLRNYKHMQMWIHAEKLLDDHTNLRSGEISVFVRLGSDVKNNFYEYEVPLELTPFGKYAQDGADRYIVWPRSNYMDFELQSLVDLKKARNRAKNEQQPGVGFGTLFTGRDPSNERNRMAVMGNPSLSDIRVMMVGVRNNASSTKDAIVWLNELKVTDFENSGGWAAKGNVNLGVSDIATLNLGAHMETAGFGSVDQSLNARRIDDYSQYNFAMQVDAGRFLPEKVKLRAPVYYSVSKEKITPKYNPLDQDVRLKDALDACTTEAQKDSIRAFAIENNTVKSFSISGLKFDVKSKNPMPWDPANFTFNFSFNKQSKTDPTTEYENTNDYRGSFQYSYTPYVKGLRPFNFIKSKSKHLKFFKEWELNYVPTNISFLTTMSRYYYELQTRSESDVDFQLPVSVSKNFIWDRQLALTWNLTKSLSVNFNSNTSARIEETMGAVNRKLFPDKYKEWKDTVIQSLLHLGTPWSYNQSFVVNYRAPFNRIPVLDWLTGNASYNATYRWDRGAEIDGVAMGNSIANQAAWNIDGRVNLETLYNKWNYAKKVNQRFQARRSQAKPKKAKRFERTYALLPDTTLNIRHNLRNAKVKVTATTVDGKPFRVTHKVIDANNVTILTRGDQNLKFTIEEILKEEKSIWTEIGEYGARLLMSPRSGAVRFRSTQSLSLPLFRPEIGNIFGQSRHYGPMSPGLDFAFGFAGENYIDKALRRGWLITDDGQTSPAIFSRTNELNVELTLEPIRGLKILLTTNRTDNRTKSTQFMYDNMPTSLAGSYTKTHVAMKTALKHFKADNGYESEAFNQFLANIPVIASRVRNEYEGLLYPMGGAMAGNVNAGNPFNPEVGDISQTSSDVLIPAFLAAYTGTNPAKQYLTPFPSFANALPNWRVTYDGLLYIGNLRNIFKAFTLSHAYQCTYSVGSYSSYLNWMSAGVADSNLGFTIDELTGNPIPTSPYNISSVAITEKFAPLIGAAVTLKNDLTLSAEYRDARTLTLNTSAGQIVEANQRGMTFGLGYKIIGFNTVLKMKGSGRGISNDLTLNADFNFSETQALIRRIETAYTQATSGTRTLTLNFTASYIMSRRLTLGAFFDHQVNTPIVSSTSYPTTNSSFGFNINLSLAR